One segment of Drosophila ananassae strain 14024-0371.13 chromosome 3R, ASM1763931v2, whole genome shotgun sequence DNA contains the following:
- the LOC6497169 gene encoding uncharacterized protein LOC6497169 isoform X3 yields the protein MDLNEEKAHPPRVSVMDLPLDEYYERHVAPRLEGNPGHGPFPSMKQLQRHYHRTHYFAPSYLEQRIPRYPGQQNPVAAKEPSTAYEELERLRKALRKVSIFEKVDSKSSADSTPESTPESTSQSIEGCDTPLSIEEYDERSSSNFLND from the exons ATGGATCTCAACGAAGAGAAAGCACATCCACCCCGTGTAAGCGTTATGGACCTGCCCCTTG ACGAGTACTACGAGCGTCATGTGGCACCACGACTGGAGGGGAATCCAGGGCACGGTCCTTTTCCCTCAATGAAGCAGCTGCAGCGCCACTACCACCGCACGCACTACTTCGCTCCGAGCTATCTGGAGCAGCGCATTCCCCGCTACCCGGGCCAGCAGAATCCGGTGGCGGCAAAGGAGCCCAGTACTGCGTACGAAGAGTTGGAGCGACTGCGTAAAGCGCTACGCAAGGTCTCCATATTCGAAAAAGTGGACTCGAAGTCCAGCGCGGACTCCACCCCGGAGTCCACTCCTGAGTCAACCTCACAGTCAATAGAAGGATGTGATACGCCTCTATCTATTGAGGAATATGATGAACGATCTTCTTCAAATTTTCTAAATGATTAG
- the LOC6498366 gene encoding chaoptin isoform X2, producing MHLYIVLISCLVSSSHCWQFDGGGQRWPRNTARSLARGPPPSPGGRGSAALLGSQQQDILYACPLNSMCQCAGLPNETSTLIEINCNEVALYKFPEFMHSSVRYIEMSNTHLQSVDDETFQGLRLKTLKLIDNELQDISERSFSTMTHSLMTLDISGNKMQQLPLEALQRLHSLTRLVAQRNHITSLDGNWDAQHDTLRSLHLADNDITEIAPGGGSMEVNHANDSSSQPSSLAAIQTRLETSNSLYPPSPSSGDRSSPGRPFEQLQKLLWLDLSNNRIHHVAGNYLPRSLVTMDLSSNLLTVFPQQLFEQLPELRIMSLRDNLLKSVQWKELQVRPLRMHLERLDLGQNCIENLESDYFQQNYSDVHLRALNLEQNFVTQLPEAVFKATGIAHLVLAFNAISRVHPSAFEGLTETLEYLDLERNRLTTVPAAISTLHRLKFLYLTSNQISQLTNLPSYTDNLRVLSLSGNNFSMIPILGLKNYTQLSYLNMGYNCITDIPEGIFAVDSWGSNLQTILLRNNKITHLHLGSFAGLDQIQEISLSFNDITIHHPLVFENVSRTLKILELSFAVFPARSLESLDPLDALLPLSQLIWLGLDNNNLKHVSNESFAQMRELSYINLSFNQLKALPKGLFQPDIHSHLVEIELSYNALERLEAETFHNLGDLQTLNLQSNRLRTISRHAFQNLEFLRYIDLSYNRLVNISHGAFTVLPNLAALDLMHNQLCSLSLKSFHYVSNTTTPLRLNLSHNHISSFDDELSSYMYIYQLDISHNHVAKSDSFTNLANTLRFLNLAHNSLGALQSHAFGDLEFLEILNLAHNNLTSLRRRSFQGLNSLQELDLSHNILEQLQVEQFSNLKKLRILRISSNRLRALPREVFMNTRLEFLDISDNQLSVWPVPAFTDIGFTLRSIQMSHNNLEYLDASMFINSQFLYDISLARNRITILPDNTFSFLNNLTNLDLSQNPLVTTNLREVFVHTPRLRRLSLHHMGLYVLPPLKLPLLSYLDVSGNYLQELSPLGSLRHLRHVNISHNKLTNASCAAEHLPPSVRILDLAHNPLRRITLHDLVSLRHLAELNILDVKVANPQAFSKLRSLRKLHASSHPNLGEIVARMPGLQQLRVHCLEPNIGPQLFAKLANNTKLRLLELYGSNVQTIAPDVFTGVSRNQRLQVKISHTRISDLPPGIFYSLREVPHLSIDISHNRINALAADSFYPNKSYWDAVGTRSIMGGLITSHNPLECECGLVWFGHWLRRWLRESAQIKVIQKEDLKRMVQRARANTCHDPTSGRHLPILEIFPEDLLCQASALSSSAHRLFLLSFAMALLLPLVTTMMTL from the exons ATGCACCTGTACATAGTGCTGATCTCGTGCCTGGTGAGCTCATCCCATTGCTGGCAGTTCGACGGCGGAGGTCAGCGTTGGCCCAGGAACACGGCCAGGTCTCTAGCACGAGGCCCGCCCCCATCGCCCGGAGGCAGGGGCTCGGCCGCCCTACTGGGCTCCCAGCAGCAGGACATCCTCTACGCCTGTCCACTCAACTCAATGTGCCAGTGCGCCGGACTACCCAACGAGACAAGCACGCTGATTGAGATTAATTGCAACGAGGTGGCCCTGTACAAGTTTCCAG AATTCATGCACAGCAGCGTGCGGTACATCGAAATGTCGAATACACACCTGCAGAGTGTCGACGATGAAACTTTCCAGGGACTGCGTCTCAAGACATTGAAGCTAATCGACAACGAACTGCAGGATATATCCGAGCGGAGTTTCAG CACGATGACGCATTCGCTAATGACACTGGATATATCTGGCAACAAGATGCAGCAATTGCCACTGGAAGCGCTGCAACGATTGCACTCCCTCACGCGACTGGTGGCGCAACG AAACCATATCACCTCATTGGATGGCAACTGGGATGCCCAGCATGATACGCTGAGGTCATTGCATCTGGCCGATAATGATATTACGGAAATAGCGCCGGGGGGTGGAAGCATGGAAGTGAACCACGCCAACGACAGTAGCTCCCAGCCCTCGAGCCTGGCCGCCATTCAAACGCGACTGGAGACGAGCAACTCCCTTTACCCGCCTTCGCCAAGCTCCGGTGATCGGTCCTCGCCAGGCCGTCCCTTTGAGCAGCTTCAGAAGCTGCTGTGGCTGGATTTGTCCAATAATCGAATACACCACGTGGCTGGAAACTATTTGCCGCGATCCCTGGTCACCATGGACCTGTCTAGCAATCTTCTGACGGTATTCCCGCAGCAGCTCTTCGAACAACTTCCGGAGCTGCGGATCATGAGTCTGCGGGACAATCTCCTGAAAAGTGTTCAGTGGAAGGAGCTGCAGGTGCGACCGTTGCGAATGCACCTGGAGCGGTTGGATCTGGGACAGAATTGCATCGAGAACCTGGAGTCGGACTACTTTCAGCAAAACTACTCCGATGTCCATCTGAGGGCTTTGAACTTGGAGCAGAACTTTGTGACCCAACTGCCGGAAGCTGTGTTCAAGGCCACAGGCATTGCCCATCTTGTCCTGGCCTTCAACGCCATCAGTCGTGTTCATCCTTCGGCCTTCGAAGGACTAACAGAGACTCTAGAGTACTTGGATTTGGAAAGGAACAGACTAACCACAGTGCCAGCTGCCATATCCACTCTGCATCGCCTGAAGTTTCTTTACCTGACCTCCAACCAGATCAGCCAGCTTACCAATCTGCCATCGTATACGGATAATCTTCGGGTACTCAGCCTGAGCGGCAACAACTTCAGCATGATCCCCATATTGGGACTCAAGAACTACACCCAACTGTCATACTTGAACATGGGCTACAATTGCATTACGGACATTCCGGAGGGAATTTTCGCCGTGGATTCGTGGGGCAGCAATCTGCAGACGATATTACTGCGCAACAACAAGATAACCCACCTACACTTAGGATCCTTCGCGGGACTAGATCAGATCCAGGAGATCAGTTTAAGCTTTAACGATATAACTATACATCACCCACTTGTGTTCGAGAACGTGTCAAGGACCCTAAAGATTCTGGAGCTTTCGTTCGCCGTTTTTCCGGCCCGTAGCCTGGAGAGCCTGGATCCTCTGGACGCTCTACTACCACTCTCTCAACTTATTTGGCTGGGTCTGGACAACAATAACTTGAAGCACGTGTCCAACGAATCCTTCGCCCAGATGCGGGAACTGAGCTACATAAATCTAAGCTTTAATCAACTGAAAGCTTTGCCAAAAGGGCTCTTCCAGCCGGATATTCATAGCCATCTGGTGGAGATCGAATTGTCCTATAATGCCCTGGAGCGTTTGGAGGCGGAAACATTTCACAATCTGGGTGACTTGCAGACCCTCAACCTGCAGTCAAATCGCCTGAGGACCATATCACGCCACGCCTTTCAAAACCTGGAGTTCCTACGCTACATAGATCTGTCCTACAATCGACTGGTGAACATCTCCCATGGCGCCTTTACAGTGCTGCCTAATCTGGCAGCTCTGGACTTGATGCACAATCAGCTCTGCTCACTGTCACTCAAGTCCTTTCACTACGTGTCTAATACGACGACTCCTTTGCGACTCAACTTGAGCCACAACCACATATCCAGCTTTGACGACGAGCTCAGCAGCTACATGTACATCTACCAACTGGACATCAGCCACAATCATGTGGCCAAGTCGGATAGCTTTACGAACCTGGCCAACACCCTACGGTTTCTCAATCTGGCGCATAATTCGCTGGGAGCTTTGCAGAGTCATGCCTTTGGAGACCTAGAGTTCCTGGAGATCCTTAACCTGGCCCACAACAATCTCACCTCCCTGAGGCGTCGCAGCTTCCAGGGCCTAAATAGCTTGCAGGAACTAGATCTGAGTCACAATATTTTGGAACAGTTGCAGGTGGAACAGTTCTCCAACCTGAAAAAACTCCGAATTCTGCGCATCAGTTCCAACCGGCTGAGGGCCCTGCCTCGCGAGGTTTTCATGAACACACGGCTGGAGTTCCTGGACATTTCCGACAATCAGCTGAGCGTGTGGCCAGTGCCGGCATTCACCGATATTGGCTTCACCCTGCGCTCCATTCAGATGTCCCACAACAATCTGGAGTACTTGGATGCCTCGATGTTCATCAACTCGCAGTTCCTGTACGACATTAGTCTGGCCCGCAATCGCATCACCATCCTGCCGGATAATACCTTCAGTTTCCTGAATAATCTGACCAATTTGGACCTGTCCCAGAATCCCCTGGTGACGACCAACCTGCGCGAGGTCTTCGTGCACACGCCGCGCCTTCGGAGACTGAGCCTCCATCACATGGGCCTGTACGTGCTGCCGCCACTGAAACTGCCACTACTCTCCTACCTGGATGTAAGTGGCAACTACCTTCAGGAGCTGTCGCCGCTGGGCTCGCTGCGGCATCTGCGTCACGTCAACATCTCACACAACAAGCTCACCAATGCCAGTTGTGCAGCGGAACACCTGCCGCCCTCTGTTCGAATATTGGACCTGGCCCACAATCCACTGCGCAGGATTACATTGCACGACCTTGTCAGTCTGCGTCACTTGGCTGAGCTCAATATCCTGGACGTGAAGGTGGCCAATCCGCAGGCATTTTCAAAGCTGCGCTCCCTGCGGAAACTGCACGCCAGCTCGCATCCCAATCTCGGCGAGATTGTGGCCAGGATGCCGGGCCTGCAGCAACTCAGAGTGCACTGCCTGGAGCCAAACATTGGCCCGCAATTGTTTGCCAAACTGGCCAACAACACAAAGCTCCGGCTCCTGGAGCTGTATGGCAGCAACGTGCAGACTATTGCTCCGGACGTGTTTACCGGAGTATCTCGCAACCAACGGCTGCAGGTTAAAATATCGCACACCCGAATCTCTGATCTGCCGCCGGGAATCTTTTATTCGTTGCGCGAGGTGCCACACTTGTCCATTGATATTTCGCATAACCGCATTAACGCCCTGGCCGCCGACAGTTTCTATCCGAACAAGAGCTACTGGGATGCGGTTGGGACACGAAGCATCATGGGCGGACTCATCACCTCTCATAATCCACTCGAGTGCGAATGCGGGCTCGTCTGGTTTGGACACTGGCTGAGGCGGTGGCTTCGCGAGTCCGCCCAGATCAAGGTCATTCAGAAGGAGGACCTCAAGCGCATGGTTCAG CGCGCCCGTGCCAACACCTGCCACGATCCAACTTCGGGTCGCCACCTGCCCATCCTTGAGATCTTTCCGGAGGATCTGCTGTGCCAGGCTAGTGCCCTGAGTAGCTCGGCCCATCGTCTCTTCCTGTTATCCTTTGCGATGGCCCTCCTGCTGCCCTTGGTGACAACGATGATGACGCTCTGA
- the LOC6497169 gene encoding uncharacterized protein LOC6497169 isoform X1 has translation MDLNEEKAHPPRVSVMDLPLGKRSYSFSKYSLQSLPFFATPTDEYYERHVAPRLEGNPGHGPFPSMKQLQRHYHRTHYFAPSYLEQRIPRYPGQQNPVAAKEPSTAYEELERLRKALRKVSIFEKVDSKSSADSTPESTPESTSQSIEGCDTPLSIEEYDERSSSNFLND, from the coding sequence ATGGATCTCAACGAAGAGAAAGCACATCCACCCCGTGTAAGCGTTATGGACCTGCCCCTTGGTAAGAGAAGTTATTCATTTTCGAAATATTCCCTGCAGTCTTTGCCATTTTTCGCGACTCCGACAGACGAGTACTACGAGCGTCATGTGGCACCACGACTGGAGGGGAATCCAGGGCACGGTCCTTTTCCCTCAATGAAGCAGCTGCAGCGCCACTACCACCGCACGCACTACTTCGCTCCGAGCTATCTGGAGCAGCGCATTCCCCGCTACCCGGGCCAGCAGAATCCGGTGGCGGCAAAGGAGCCCAGTACTGCGTACGAAGAGTTGGAGCGACTGCGTAAAGCGCTACGCAAGGTCTCCATATTCGAAAAAGTGGACTCGAAGTCCAGCGCGGACTCCACCCCGGAGTCCACTCCTGAGTCAACCTCACAGTCAATAGAAGGATGTGATACGCCTCTATCTATTGAGGAATATGATGAACGATCTTCTTCAAATTTTCTAAATGATTAG
- the LOC6498366 gene encoding chaoptin isoform X1: MHLYIVLISCLVSSSHCWQFDGGGQRWPRNTARSLARGPPPSPGGRGSAALLGSQQQDILYACPLNSMCQCAGLPNETSTLIEINCNEVALYKFPEFMHSSVRYIEMSNTHLQSVDDETFQGLRLKTLKLIDNELQDISERSFSTMTHSLMTLDISGNKMQQLPLEALQRLHSLTRLVAQRNHITSLDGNWDAQHDTLRSLHLADNDITEIAPGGGSMEVNHANDSSSQPSSLAAIQTRLETSNSLYPPSPSSGDRSSPGRPFEQLQKLLWLDLSNNRIHHVAGNYLPRSLVTMDLSSNLLTVFPQQLFEQLPELRIMSLRDNLLKSVQWKELQVRPLRMHLERLDLGQNCIENLESDYFQQNYSDVHLRALNLEQNFVTQLPEAVFKATGIAHLVLAFNAISRVHPSAFEGLTETLEYLDLERNRLTTVPAAISTLHRLKFLYLTSNQISQLTNLPSYTDNLRVLSLSGNNFSMIPILGLKNYTQLSYLNMGYNCITDIPEGIFAVDSWGSNLQTILLRNNKITHLHLGSFAGLDQIQEISLSFNDITIHHPLVFENVSRTLKILELSFAVFPARSLESLDPLDALLPLSQLIWLGLDNNNLKHVSNESFAQMRELSYINLSFNQLKALPKGLFQPDIHSHLVEIELSYNALERLEAETFHNLGDLQTLNLQSNRLRTISRHAFQNLEFLRYIDLSYNRLVNISHGAFTVLPNLAALDLMHNQLCSLSLKSFHYVSNTTTPLRLNLSHNHISSFDDELSSYMYIYQLDISHNHVAKSDSFTNLANTLRFLNLAHNSLGALQSHAFGDLEFLEILNLAHNNLTSLRRRSFQGLNSLQELDLSHNILEQLQVEQFSNLKKLRILRISSNRLRALPREVFMNTRLEFLDISDNQLSVWPVPAFTDIGFTLRSIQMSHNNLEYLDASMFINSQFLYDISLARNRITILPDNTFSFLNNLTNLDLSQNPLVTTNLREVFVHTPRLRRLSLHHMGLYVLPPLKLPLLSYLDVSGNYLQELSPLGSLRHLRHVNISHNKLTNASCAAEHLPPSVRILDLAHNPLRRITLHDLVSLRHLAELNILDVKVANPQAFSKLRSLRKLHASSHPNLGEIVARMPGLQQLRVHCLEPNIGPQLFAKLANNTKLRLLELYGSNVQTIAPDVFTGVSRNQRLQVKISHTRISDLPPGIFYSLREVPHLSIDISHNRINALAADSFYPNKSYWDAVGTRSIMGGLITSHNPLECECGLVWFGHWLRRWLRESAQIKVIQKEDLKRMVQLPLSIADMRRARANTCHDPTSGRHLPILEIFPEDLLCQASALSSSAHRLFLLSFAMALLLPLVTTMMTL, encoded by the exons ATGCACCTGTACATAGTGCTGATCTCGTGCCTGGTGAGCTCATCCCATTGCTGGCAGTTCGACGGCGGAGGTCAGCGTTGGCCCAGGAACACGGCCAGGTCTCTAGCACGAGGCCCGCCCCCATCGCCCGGAGGCAGGGGCTCGGCCGCCCTACTGGGCTCCCAGCAGCAGGACATCCTCTACGCCTGTCCACTCAACTCAATGTGCCAGTGCGCCGGACTACCCAACGAGACAAGCACGCTGATTGAGATTAATTGCAACGAGGTGGCCCTGTACAAGTTTCCAG AATTCATGCACAGCAGCGTGCGGTACATCGAAATGTCGAATACACACCTGCAGAGTGTCGACGATGAAACTTTCCAGGGACTGCGTCTCAAGACATTGAAGCTAATCGACAACGAACTGCAGGATATATCCGAGCGGAGTTTCAG CACGATGACGCATTCGCTAATGACACTGGATATATCTGGCAACAAGATGCAGCAATTGCCACTGGAAGCGCTGCAACGATTGCACTCCCTCACGCGACTGGTGGCGCAACG AAACCATATCACCTCATTGGATGGCAACTGGGATGCCCAGCATGATACGCTGAGGTCATTGCATCTGGCCGATAATGATATTACGGAAATAGCGCCGGGGGGTGGAAGCATGGAAGTGAACCACGCCAACGACAGTAGCTCCCAGCCCTCGAGCCTGGCCGCCATTCAAACGCGACTGGAGACGAGCAACTCCCTTTACCCGCCTTCGCCAAGCTCCGGTGATCGGTCCTCGCCAGGCCGTCCCTTTGAGCAGCTTCAGAAGCTGCTGTGGCTGGATTTGTCCAATAATCGAATACACCACGTGGCTGGAAACTATTTGCCGCGATCCCTGGTCACCATGGACCTGTCTAGCAATCTTCTGACGGTATTCCCGCAGCAGCTCTTCGAACAACTTCCGGAGCTGCGGATCATGAGTCTGCGGGACAATCTCCTGAAAAGTGTTCAGTGGAAGGAGCTGCAGGTGCGACCGTTGCGAATGCACCTGGAGCGGTTGGATCTGGGACAGAATTGCATCGAGAACCTGGAGTCGGACTACTTTCAGCAAAACTACTCCGATGTCCATCTGAGGGCTTTGAACTTGGAGCAGAACTTTGTGACCCAACTGCCGGAAGCTGTGTTCAAGGCCACAGGCATTGCCCATCTTGTCCTGGCCTTCAACGCCATCAGTCGTGTTCATCCTTCGGCCTTCGAAGGACTAACAGAGACTCTAGAGTACTTGGATTTGGAAAGGAACAGACTAACCACAGTGCCAGCTGCCATATCCACTCTGCATCGCCTGAAGTTTCTTTACCTGACCTCCAACCAGATCAGCCAGCTTACCAATCTGCCATCGTATACGGATAATCTTCGGGTACTCAGCCTGAGCGGCAACAACTTCAGCATGATCCCCATATTGGGACTCAAGAACTACACCCAACTGTCATACTTGAACATGGGCTACAATTGCATTACGGACATTCCGGAGGGAATTTTCGCCGTGGATTCGTGGGGCAGCAATCTGCAGACGATATTACTGCGCAACAACAAGATAACCCACCTACACTTAGGATCCTTCGCGGGACTAGATCAGATCCAGGAGATCAGTTTAAGCTTTAACGATATAACTATACATCACCCACTTGTGTTCGAGAACGTGTCAAGGACCCTAAAGATTCTGGAGCTTTCGTTCGCCGTTTTTCCGGCCCGTAGCCTGGAGAGCCTGGATCCTCTGGACGCTCTACTACCACTCTCTCAACTTATTTGGCTGGGTCTGGACAACAATAACTTGAAGCACGTGTCCAACGAATCCTTCGCCCAGATGCGGGAACTGAGCTACATAAATCTAAGCTTTAATCAACTGAAAGCTTTGCCAAAAGGGCTCTTCCAGCCGGATATTCATAGCCATCTGGTGGAGATCGAATTGTCCTATAATGCCCTGGAGCGTTTGGAGGCGGAAACATTTCACAATCTGGGTGACTTGCAGACCCTCAACCTGCAGTCAAATCGCCTGAGGACCATATCACGCCACGCCTTTCAAAACCTGGAGTTCCTACGCTACATAGATCTGTCCTACAATCGACTGGTGAACATCTCCCATGGCGCCTTTACAGTGCTGCCTAATCTGGCAGCTCTGGACTTGATGCACAATCAGCTCTGCTCACTGTCACTCAAGTCCTTTCACTACGTGTCTAATACGACGACTCCTTTGCGACTCAACTTGAGCCACAACCACATATCCAGCTTTGACGACGAGCTCAGCAGCTACATGTACATCTACCAACTGGACATCAGCCACAATCATGTGGCCAAGTCGGATAGCTTTACGAACCTGGCCAACACCCTACGGTTTCTCAATCTGGCGCATAATTCGCTGGGAGCTTTGCAGAGTCATGCCTTTGGAGACCTAGAGTTCCTGGAGATCCTTAACCTGGCCCACAACAATCTCACCTCCCTGAGGCGTCGCAGCTTCCAGGGCCTAAATAGCTTGCAGGAACTAGATCTGAGTCACAATATTTTGGAACAGTTGCAGGTGGAACAGTTCTCCAACCTGAAAAAACTCCGAATTCTGCGCATCAGTTCCAACCGGCTGAGGGCCCTGCCTCGCGAGGTTTTCATGAACACACGGCTGGAGTTCCTGGACATTTCCGACAATCAGCTGAGCGTGTGGCCAGTGCCGGCATTCACCGATATTGGCTTCACCCTGCGCTCCATTCAGATGTCCCACAACAATCTGGAGTACTTGGATGCCTCGATGTTCATCAACTCGCAGTTCCTGTACGACATTAGTCTGGCCCGCAATCGCATCACCATCCTGCCGGATAATACCTTCAGTTTCCTGAATAATCTGACCAATTTGGACCTGTCCCAGAATCCCCTGGTGACGACCAACCTGCGCGAGGTCTTCGTGCACACGCCGCGCCTTCGGAGACTGAGCCTCCATCACATGGGCCTGTACGTGCTGCCGCCACTGAAACTGCCACTACTCTCCTACCTGGATGTAAGTGGCAACTACCTTCAGGAGCTGTCGCCGCTGGGCTCGCTGCGGCATCTGCGTCACGTCAACATCTCACACAACAAGCTCACCAATGCCAGTTGTGCAGCGGAACACCTGCCGCCCTCTGTTCGAATATTGGACCTGGCCCACAATCCACTGCGCAGGATTACATTGCACGACCTTGTCAGTCTGCGTCACTTGGCTGAGCTCAATATCCTGGACGTGAAGGTGGCCAATCCGCAGGCATTTTCAAAGCTGCGCTCCCTGCGGAAACTGCACGCCAGCTCGCATCCCAATCTCGGCGAGATTGTGGCCAGGATGCCGGGCCTGCAGCAACTCAGAGTGCACTGCCTGGAGCCAAACATTGGCCCGCAATTGTTTGCCAAACTGGCCAACAACACAAAGCTCCGGCTCCTGGAGCTGTATGGCAGCAACGTGCAGACTATTGCTCCGGACGTGTTTACCGGAGTATCTCGCAACCAACGGCTGCAGGTTAAAATATCGCACACCCGAATCTCTGATCTGCCGCCGGGAATCTTTTATTCGTTGCGCGAGGTGCCACACTTGTCCATTGATATTTCGCATAACCGCATTAACGCCCTGGCCGCCGACAGTTTCTATCCGAACAAGAGCTACTGGGATGCGGTTGGGACACGAAGCATCATGGGCGGACTCATCACCTCTCATAATCCACTCGAGTGCGAATGCGGGCTCGTCTGGTTTGGACACTGGCTGAGGCGGTGGCTTCGCGAGTCCGCCCAGATCAAGGTCATTCAGAAGGAGGACCTCAAGCGCATGGTTCAG TTACCTCTATCGATTGCCGATATGCGC CGCGCCCGTGCCAACACCTGCCACGATCCAACTTCGGGTCGCCACCTGCCCATCCTTGAGATCTTTCCGGAGGATCTGCTGTGCCAGGCTAGTGCCCTGAGTAGCTCGGCCCATCGTCTCTTCCTGTTATCCTTTGCGATGGCCCTCCTGCTGCCCTTGGTGACAACGATGATGACGCTCTGA
- the LOC6497169 gene encoding uncharacterized protein LOC6497169 isoform X2: MDLNEEKAHPPRSLPFFATPTDEYYERHVAPRLEGNPGHGPFPSMKQLQRHYHRTHYFAPSYLEQRIPRYPGQQNPVAAKEPSTAYEELERLRKALRKVSIFEKVDSKSSADSTPESTPESTSQSIEGCDTPLSIEEYDERSSSNFLND, from the exons ATGGATCTCAACGAAGAGAAAGCACATCCACCCCGT TCTTTGCCATTTTTCGCGACTCCGACAGACGAGTACTACGAGCGTCATGTGGCACCACGACTGGAGGGGAATCCAGGGCACGGTCCTTTTCCCTCAATGAAGCAGCTGCAGCGCCACTACCACCGCACGCACTACTTCGCTCCGAGCTATCTGGAGCAGCGCATTCCCCGCTACCCGGGCCAGCAGAATCCGGTGGCGGCAAAGGAGCCCAGTACTGCGTACGAAGAGTTGGAGCGACTGCGTAAAGCGCTACGCAAGGTCTCCATATTCGAAAAAGTGGACTCGAAGTCCAGCGCGGACTCCACCCCGGAGTCCACTCCTGAGTCAACCTCACAGTCAATAGAAGGATGTGATACGCCTCTATCTATTGAGGAATATGATGAACGATCTTCTTCAAATTTTCTAAATGATTAG